A window of Brettanomyces nanus chromosome 2, complete sequence contains these coding sequences:
- a CDS encoding uncharacterized protein (EggNog:ENOG41~BUSCO:EOG09343T4F) — MTEVISKGSNLSTPDYNHASDSQYEQYRRLADLAYGKRSSLSQKSQAAYKSRDARKAKLLSEQAKQMAAEGDRYNAMAAEYVFLENNRDSDENDIDLHGLYVREAEYILKQRIINGLSRQQSSLDCIVGKGLHSKNGIAKLRPAVEQLCDEASLKWKIDSRNSGILIIFLEGARIPGSWSNISLNGIGAMVENQNILDRRKGKQGKQGQQYQQQPYQQQQYQQQSYQQQSYQQQPYQQQEQQQQMPWQKIISAVIKILGSCFK, encoded by the exons ATGACCGAGGTTATATCAAAAGGATCCAATCTATCTACACCTG ATTACAATCATGCCTCGGACTCTCAGTATGAGCAATACCGAAGACTAGCTGACTTAGCCTATGGGAAGCGGTCATCGCTTTCACAGAAGTCTCAAGCTGCCTATAAAAGCAGGGATGCAAGGAAGGCCAAGCTATTATCGGAGCAGGCCAAGCAAATGGCAGCCGAGGGGGATCGTTATAACGCTATGGCGGCAGAGTATGTGTTCCTTGAGAACAACCGAGACTCGGACGAGAACGATATCGATTTGCATGGGCTATATGTCCGAGAGGCGGAATACATTCTCAAACAGAGAATTATTAACGGTTTGAGCAGGCAGCAAAGTTCTTTGGACTGCATTGTTGGCAAGGGATTACATTCCAAAAACGGAATCGCCAAGCTCAGACCGGCTGTAGAGCAGCTATGTGATGAAGCCAGCTTAAAATGGAAGATCGATAGCCGAAATTCCGGCATTCTGATAATTTTCCTTGAGGGAGCCAGAATTCCTGGCTCCTGGTCCAATATAAGTTTGAACGGAATCGGTGCTATGGTCGAAAACCAGAATATTCTGGACAGGCGGAAGGGAAAGCAGGGAAAGCAGGGTCAGCAGTACCAGCAACAACCAtaccagcaacagcagTACCAGCAACAGTCATACCAGCAACAGTCATACCAGCAACAGCCATACcagcaacaagaacaacagcagcagatgcCGTGGCAAAAGATTATATCTGCCGTTATCAAAATTCTTGGTTCATGTTTCAAGTAA
- a CDS encoding uncharacterized protein (BUSCO:EOG093421I6) has protein sequence MLPDQEETLSQFQSILSSTLSRDEQIGLLESHDWNIELALLAYNEQHPLEARSVQLQSQTSSNRSQMSDYLLRDGSTAVQPSKIHRIFNRLLKVTGDALVYLIIVPFYLLYKLIGLILLIFVGYLTPVVRKIQQNRHYKLVKKLNDPTDVARRFIMEFDEMIGNRVKPENDDDAADTPLEIDRPDFLECAYSQALYTVKKEARWLMIYVHSEEHEFTQHFVNGVLLNAEFLQLIRDRGFLCWGGSIKESESFLVTNQFKVSQLPFLGLLCLTVNQTPTASGMQQSAPILSLVCKIQGDLNVDEVIARMRRAYDKFNPTVANLRAEYERHSQARLMRKLQDQAYEKSLQRDKERRLEKERQDKQEQLEKQWRRWRKSMLRPEMDLLGEYARVAIRLPDGGRKQFKFDKHCKLEELYAYVECMHEQLTDGEVVAKPEGFQYKYTFKIVSVMPRKEVEPDETTELKDCTAVYPSGNLIVEM, from the coding sequence atGCTTCCGGATCAGGAGGAAACACTTTCTCAGTTCCAGTCAATATTGAGCTCCACTCTTTCACGTGACGAGCAAATCGGACTTCTTGAATCACACGATTGGAACATTGAGCTTGCATTACTTGCCTACAACGAGCAGCACCCCCTGGAGGCCAGATCTGTCCAATTACAGAGTCAAACGTCATCGAATCGCTCGCAAATGTCCGATTATTTATTAAGAGATGGATCCACAGCGGTCCAACCGTCAAAGATCCATCGAATCTTCAACAGATTACTCAAAGTTACAGGAGATGCTCTAGTGTACCTTATTATTGTCCCGTTTTACCTCTTGTATAAGTTGATAGGACTTATATTACTTATCTTTGTTGGATATTTGACCCCAGTGGTAAGAAAAATTCAACAGAACAGACACTACAAACTTGTGAAGAAGCTAAATGATCCTACAGACGTGGCACGTCGATTTATTATGgagtttgatgagatgATCGGCAATAGAGTAAAGCCagagaatgatgatgatgcgGCAGACACTCCCTTAGAGATTGATCGTCCCGACTTTTTGGAATGTGCATACTCACAGGCATTATACACtgtgaagaaggaggcGCGGTGGTTGATGATATATGTTCATAGTGAGGAACATGAATTTACTCAGCATTTTGTGAATGGTGTTTTGCTCAATGCTGAGTTCCTACAGTTAATTAGGGACCGTGGTTTCCTTTGCTGGGGAGGaagtatcaaagaaagTGAATCTTTCTTGGTGACGAATCAGTTTAAGGTGAGCCAGCTTCCATTCTTGGGATTACTGTGTCTCACTGTAAATCAGACACCTACCGCTTCTGGCATGCAGCAATCTGCACCTATACTATCACTTGTGTGTAAGATTCAGGGTGATTTGAATGTGGATGAAGTGATTGCTCGTATGAGGCGAGCATACGACAAGTTCAATCCTACGGTTGCCAATTTGAGAGCAGAGTATGAGAGACATAGCCAAGCCCGATTGATGCGCAAATTACAGGACCAGGCGTATGAAAAGTCGCTACAGAGGGACAAGGAGCGTAGActggagaaggagagacAGGATAAGCAGGAGCAGCTGGAGAAACAATGGAGAAGGTGGAGAAAATCGATGCTTCGGCCGGAAATGGATCTGTTGGGAGAGTACGCTCGTGTGGCTATTCGACTTCCTGATGGAGGTAGAAAGCAATTTAAGTTTGACAAGCATTGCAAACTAGAAGAATTGTATGCATATGTGGAATGTATGCATGAACAGTTAACAGATGGAGAGGTGGTAGCTAAGCCAGAAGGATTCCAGTACAAATATACGTTCAAAATTGTCTCTGTTATGCCGAGAAAGGAAGTCGAACCGGACGAAACTACGGAGCTTAAAGATTGTACAGCGGTTTATCCAAGTGGTAACCTCATTGTGGAAATGTGA
- a CDS encoding uncharacterized protein (BUSCO:EOG09343903): MDESNGISPSEKLTDTIEKQLKVENDIQDIYDEVLAQGSDKFPTLHRKAHLKYTGLFLHRELPSAMYKLDASHPWIIYWLLNAHLLLGGTTEDKMGEEVARVILSYIYETDRYQGISGGYGQLPHLASTYAGIMSLALVGDEKWYAKLNRTKIYTFLVSLKLENGSFRMVQGGESDCRATYCALCVASILGILDEKLIKGTAEWFARCQTYEGGFGGEPGDEAHGGYTFCALAGLCILAPPSRIAQIIDIPTLVRWTCNRQYAIEGGLSGRTNKLVDGCYSHWVGGMSALLECVSGYGQVVNRTGLQNYILCCCQAQPFGLIDKPGCNPDFYHTNYVLCGLSMCQHFQVYNEKLGEKEGYAFGYQQIRINDDTIIDNLEANRVLPLDPIFGLPAGYSRTMRDYFRD, translated from the coding sequence ATGGATGAATCGAACGGCATCTCACCGTCAGAGAAGCTTACAGACACCATTGAAAAACAGTTGAAGGTGGAAAATGATATACAGGACATTTACGATGAGGTTTTAGCTCAAGGGTCAGATAAATTCCCAACTCTACACCGGAAAGCGCATTTGAAGTATACTGGATTATTCCTTCATCGAGAGCTTCCTTCAGCTATGTACAAATTGGATGCATCTCATCCATGGATAATCTACTGGTTACTAAATGCGCATTTACTACTTGGTGGAACCACTGAAGACAAAATGGGCGAAGAGGTGGCTCGTGTTATACTCTCGTACATTTATGAGACAGACAGATATCAGGGAATCTCTGGAGGATACGGACAATTGCCGCATTTGGCTTCCACTTACGCGGGAATAATGTCACTAGCTTTAGTTGGTGACGAAAAATGGTACGCCAAACTTAACAGAACCAAGATCTACACGTTTTTGGTGAGCCTAAAACTCGAAAATGGATCGTTTCGAATGGTGCAAGGAGGTGAAAGCGACTGTAGGGCCACTTACTGTGCACTTTGTGTGGCCTCTATACTTGGAATCCTCGATGAAAAGCTCATCAAAGGCACTGCAGAGTGGTTTGCAAGATGCCAAACTTATGAGGGTGGATTCGGCGGAGAACCTGGTGACGAAGCCCACGGTGGTTACACCTTCTGTGCACTTGCAGGTCTCTGCATCCTTGCACCACCATCAAGAATCGCACAGATTATCGACATACCCACGTTGGTTAGATGGACATGCAATCGCCAATATGCTATTGAAGGGGGACTAAGTGGCAGAACCAATAAGCTGGTGGATGGATGCTACAGTCACTGGGTTGGAGGTATGTCAGCATTGCTAGAATGTGTAAGCGGATATGGGCAGGTTGTCAACAGGACCGGCTTGCAAAACTATATTTTGTGCTGTTGCCAGGCTCAGCCTTTTGGACTTATAGACAAACCGGGATGTAACCCTGACTTCTATCATACCAATTACGTGCTCTGTGGACTTAGCATGTGCCAACATTTTCAGGTATATAACGAGAAACTgggagaaaaagaaggttATGCCTTTGGATACCAACAAATCCGGATCAACGACGACACTATTATTGATAACTTAGAAGCTAACAGGGTGTTACCATTGGATCCGATATTTGGTCTTCCTGCTGGCTACTCCAGAACCATGAGAGACTATTTTAGGGATTGA
- a CDS encoding uncharacterized protein (MEROPS:MER0005406) has protein sequence MAKSPSSYHIDLKESNGLTDIFQGDIDNCSFVSAFQAIVLYDLGTSLRGLIKETCQGTYTILFNVNGCQRDCPVSSELSEKRIHSSTNPGLLWPAIIEKAYLELYQYSSGQFQGSNFGNDCYLLTGFIPEYVAVEDIDMAFMANLNHYFHDKQAILGLAVDNLTDDEISVFRLVPNHDYSITEITENDGKFLITVKDPSVAENSLRVFLLDEIYGRFKTLYINWNSTRFTYRESKSFVMMQSKRFNNDSFIDDYQFRVSFTNETWVLLERHERREVTDQQLPGGISSIQWYEGEGKLWKSSDGKYISSVPVSNSRFTLCKLDLKGIRKAVGVFRLPNEADEHVFYTLMAYSTSPVTIERPRNRLKYTEEVIGNWSTWESGGNWSESTWYDNPQYEIIADGGTTDTVACAIGIFSDCSLHIALHVFDHEFGQFNRVFYFSRKELVTDIKRYNEGFNTCLVRLQAHRKYVLVCSTYNTAQLGEFKLMVNSDALVRISKIPHELGLFTKRIDTEIMANGEDWTLVTSFKLKRASRVNIKAICSNLDISQLRLLNAHTVKDISSMDVHGSVSFLGSQKTKLQEGRYEIQVKITTRQKVKVDLEIGTDYKI, from the exons ATGGCA AAGTCCCCATCGAGCTATCATATCGACCTCAAAGAATCCAATGGACTAACAGATATTTTCCAAGGCGACATTGATAACTGCTCTTTTGTCTCTGCATTCCAGGCGATAGTACTGTACGACTTGGGTACCTCTTTAAGAGGGCTTATAAAGGAGACGTGTCAGGGTACCTATACAATCCTATTCAATGTCAACGGATGTCAACGTGACTGTCCGGTGAGTTCTGAACTCTCTGAGAAGCGTATTCACTCATCTACAAACCCAGGTTTACTATGGCCGGCAattattgagaaggccTATCTCGAGCTATACCAATATTCCTCAGGACAGTTTCAAGGATCCAACTTTGGCAACGATTGTTACTTGCTAACTGGATTCATACCGGAATATGTTGCTGTGGAGGATATTGACATGGCATTTATGGCTAATTTGAACCACTACTTCCACGATAAACAAGCAATTTTGGGGCTTGCAGTTGATAATCTAACCGATGATGAGATATCTGTATTCAGGTTGGTTCCAAATCATGATTATTCTATTACAGAGATTACCGAAAACGATGGAAAGTTCCTAATAACAGTAAAGGATCCCTCAGTGGCCGAAAACTCTCTTCGTGTATTCTTATTAGATGAGATATACGGTAGGTTTAAGACGTTGTACATTAACTGGAATTCTACCAGATTCACCTACAGAGAGAGTAAAAGTTTTGTTATGATGCAGTCTAAAAGATTCAACAATGATTCATTCATCGACGACTATCAGTTTAGGGTGTCTTTCACTAATGAAACGTGGGTTCTATTAGAAAGACACGAACGGAGAGAAGTGACGGATCAGCAGCTCCCTGGTGGCATTTCTTCCATTCAATGGTATGAGGGAGAAGGTAAACTGTGGAAATCCAGTGATGGCAAGTATATTTCGAGTGTTCCTGTAAGTAATTCACGATTTACTCTATGTAAATTGGACTTGAAGGGTATTAGGAAGGCAGTTGGCGTCTTCAGATTACCTAATGAAGCCGACGAGCACGTGTTCTATACTCTCATGGCATATTCAACCAGCCCGGTCACTATAGAGAGGCCTAGAAATAGGTTGAAATATACTGAGGAGGTGATTGGAAACTGGAGTACGTGGGAAAGCGGAGGCAATTGGTCAGAATCTACTTGGTATGACAACCCTCAATATGAGATTATAGCTGATGGCGGTACTACTGATACCGTTGCATGTGCCATTGGCATATTTAGTGACTGCTCTTTGCATATTGCGCTACACGTATTTGACCACGAGTTCGGACAGTTCAACAGAGTTTTCTACTTTTCTCGCAAAGAACTTGTTACAGATATAAAACGCTATAATGAGGGATTTAATACCTGCCTTGTGAGATTGCAGGCACACCGGAAGTACGTATTGGTATGTTCCACCTACAACACAGCACAACTCGGGGAGTTTAAGCTAATGGTTAACTCTGATGCGTTAGTAAGGATAAGCAAGATACCGCATGAGTTGGGACTATTTACGAAGAGGATAGACACAGAAATTATGGCGAATGGAGAAGACTGGACTTTGGTTACTAGCTTTAAGCTTAAAAGAGCGTCTAGAGTTAATATTAAGGCGATCTGCAGCAACCTTGATATTTCCCAATTAAGACTACTAAACGCCCATACCGTCAAAGATATAAGTAGCATGGATGTTCACGGATCAGTATCGTTTCTAGGGTCTCAGAAAACAAAACTTCAGGAGGGAAGGTACGAAATACAGGTAAAGATAACTACCAGACAGAAGGTCAAAGTCGACTTAGAGATAGGTACTGATTACAAGATATAG
- a CDS encoding uncharacterized protein (BUSCO:EOG09342AOM), with the protein MESYQARKEKTAQEIADEEDKKMMENAIKSGSRFRKWGAIMSTHKWNKEATKYYVFMYIAFLFYGYQYFKKIYSYETERKNLLDKRDQEGNLSEWEKLRIRELSRDLIRTTDMEKLKAYHLLKDQWDAKYKECRTKEQRDAITDFDPQPEDIEDIIDRTMEKSILPPRDLSQFYNELAGKYDNEVGKEELLMGMGRKRKWLMRHCNGDVLEVASGTGRNIDYFDPTKITSYTLLDPSEKMMDEAFTKFKKEWPNFFKVKFVVGRAEDLIKMSPKDTRPFKYDTIIETFGLCSEEDPVQALKNMKELLKPGGRIVLLEHGRGTWNLVNKKLDTGAQKHSDSWGCRWNLDIGELIDRAGLEITAEKRAHMGTTWSIICKRPGDILDYEELGFFAKYFTTNKTKNFNSSVGPNDAFGKEKGETDLNRK; encoded by the exons ATGGAAAGC TACCAGGCTCGAAAGGAGAAAACAGCACAGGAAATTGCcgatgaagaagacaaaaagatgatggaaaATGCAATTAAGAGTGGCTCGAGATTTAGAAAATGGGGTGCCATTATGTCGACACATAAGTGGAATAAGGAGGCCACAAAATACTACGTGTTCATGTACATTGCGTTTCTATTCTACGGATACCAGtatttcaaaaaaatttatTCGTACGAGACCGAACGGAAGAACTTACTAGATAAAAGAGATCAAGAGGGCAATCTCTCGGAGTGGGAGAAACTTCGAATTAGAGAGTTATCCAGAGACTTGATCCGTACTACTGatatggagaagttgaaggcttatcatttgttgaaggaCCAATGGGATGCTAAATATAAAGAATGTAGGACGAAAGAACAGAGGGACGCGATAACCGATTTCGATCCTCAACCcgaagatattgaggatATTATCGACAGAACCATGGAGAAATCTATACTACCACCACGTGACTTATCTCAGTTCTACAACGAATTGGCCGGAAAATATGACAACGAGGTGGGTAAAGAGGAGTTACTTATGGGAATGGGTCGCAAGAGAAAATGGCTTATGCGTCATTGCAACGGAGATGTACTAGAAGTTGCGTCGGGTACAGGAAGGAACATTGATTACTTTGATCCTACAAAGATCACATCGTATACACTCTTAGATCCTTctgagaagatgatggatgaGGCTTTTACTAAATTTAAAAAGGAATGGCCTAATTTCTTTAAGGTGAAATTTGTCGTTGGTCGGGCAGAAGATTTAATCAAGATGTCCCCCAAAGATACACGGCCATTCAAATACGACACTATTATTGAGACTTTTGGCCTCTGTTCTGAAGAGGATCCAGTTCAGGCGTTGAAAAATATGAAGGAACTTCTCAAACCAGGCGGAAGAATCGTCCTACTCGAACATGGAAGAGGTACTTGGAACCTGGTTAATAAGAAATTGGACACTGGAGCGCAGAAGCATTCAGATTCTTGGGGTTGTAGGTGGAACTTGGATATAGGAGAACTTATTGATAGAGCGGGATTGGAAATTACCGCGGAGAAGAGGGCTCATATGGGTACCACTTGGTCTATTATTTGTAAGAGACCAGGAGATATTTTGGACTATGAAGAATTGGGCTTTTTCGCAAAGtatttcaccaccaacaaaaCCAAGAACTTCAATTCATCTGTCGGACCAAACGATGCATTCGGGAAGGAGAAGGGAGAGACAGATCTTAACAGGAAATGA
- a CDS encoding uncharacterized protein (BUSCO:EOG0934074P) produces MNSDGVNQIVGSLEVIYNPRSSNEDRHSAEQFLEKIKQIPESPFWGYQLALPDNKYDYVVRHYGLNLLLNAITKDYFSWDIDKKLAVRNWVVELASKASGIDPHYIKEKLAFLWVEIAKRCWGQCLVKMDITTTLVDDKKRVDTGTTDSTVTATAVTDVATSTSTVTTTTTTAAADGDVKQASAYTDQEKLESWASMDSNLLELWNHGDITKELTLIVFRTLFEDVYLLDDPIVSQRSNVLSSLCPEVVTSEPNLLLKYEPNEPLRMFAASQEGWLIRWCQLLDQCIEYLLNNSNVYADSDNNSNNNNNNSNDSNSNNSNDNTANVDNDANDRKAARGKYKHFLDFTTKILEVFKTSLYWVLPIAFRQVNILQKLSQLLKVHDIKVKTLTVDCFQVLFTRSYSDDTDFDDIVGSIFETDGLAMLFKLYKSIQLNPDDVDEAQYTLLKKLVELIVGLSEYLQTDGTSSKFSLPKTADTTNYYKLILETTKHDSLVVSGLSLQFWCSMLRIDELSGKSDFEGVMPDLLETAANRLVSYADYDPECIANKYLEIDFENQPEHNTFLSNYRKLNDDVVRIIVCKRPKDGLQWLANRLNEFYTSPIGSEALSNSKLVYKGKNSESFIFGYAQFVVIEACVRGISRWLIWYTGSDFDTEKQFLLHEVDDLCKTLLTINIKDPVLLRKQIQTLVQFTPLLKDVSGTMFKVLEKVMDSCTYGYPPDASDDDRELIRDLRTSGGTELNRLAYLMPESLKNILSQLEEAIASILQSNKLSAHEAVAFKSFLLVVSQRSSIENKEERFSRIVDPELMAWSDPATEKGLLELHWFMERLGIVKIAEYFQSRGITADTNLLQAQMDEAGRLLKKELKDQWSSVFPIRATRIFIQYSIEKLDHRSETYQSLLKLWKPRIKPILPHILQLVYQIQAYHNPANWTGLPSEVQSFVKYSCMERFWQQGVSIQSKESFMDESVKAMHTLRDFADSVGHIIRYTREYAYLTISSISELEETLYEIPNSASLLWRALTGESVGITLHSWRHMLNLVIRNVIKNCPLAYIDSFMGELIPQLLGTIDQLLLQKWEIVYRKGMQLEGNESDEQLSEEMMEEHMLRQMTAVVDRMLIDLVGQQSASNLNERQLKTRKLIFSNLNLLAPLLNLLCHIINIKDTRCSFNAILIVKHMIQDMIALNDTEVDKFLSETLIRSLLSVLTDKFYLDVHPEAAYTLTILYMGLRYKSSYPAVIIQQSLNLEAKELSQFEGLLTNCKKLRERRNCFLQLISNLQKKNGTPGADDEVTKKKERKKQLEASRRSKRNNGASGSFLDDPFAENNALSSLFGGE; encoded by the coding sequence ATGAACTCCGATGGCGTCAATCAGATCGTTGGCTCCTTGGAAGTTATTTACAATCCTCGATCTTCCAACGAGGATCGCCACAGCGCTGAACAATTTCTAGAAAAAATCAAACAGATCCCTGAATCTCCCTTCTGGGGTTATCAATTGGCTCTTCCTGATAACAAGTATGACTACGTTGTCAGACATTACGGTTTGAACTTGTTGCTCAATGCTATAACCAAAGACTACTTTTCTTGGGATATCGACAAGAAATTGGCCGTCAGAAATTGGGTTGTTGAATTGGCCAGTAAGGCCTCCGGTATCGATCCTCATTACATCAAGGAGAAGCTCGCATTTCTTTGGGTCGAGATAGCTAAGCGTTGCTGGGGTCAATGCCTTGTTAAGATGGATATAACCACCACTcttgttgatgataaaaaACGTGTTGATACTGGTACCACTGATTCTACTGTTACTGCTACTGCGGTTACTGATGTTGCTACTTCTACTTCTACTGTcactactactactactactgcCGCAGCTGATGGTGACGTTAAGCAAGCCTCTGCATATACAGACCAGGAAAAACTTGAGTCATGGGCTTCTATGGACTCCAATCTACTCGAACTTTGGAACCACGGTGATATCACTAAAGAATTAACGTTAATTGTGTTTCGAACgctttttgaagatgtcTATTTACTTGACGATCCCATCGTTTCTCAGAGAAGTAATGTTCTCTCCTCGCTTTGTCCAGAAGTGGTAACTTCCGAGCCAAATCTTCTATTGAAGTATGAACCCAACGAGCCTCTAAGAATGTTCGCTGCTTCCCAAGAGGGTTGGCTTATTCGCTGGTGCCAATTATTGGATCAATGCATCGAatatcttctcaataacAGCAACGTTTATGCGGATAGTGATAACAACAGCAATaataacaacaacaataGTAACGACAGCAATAGTAATAACAGCAATGATAACACTGCTAACGTTGACAATGATGCTAATGATAGGAAGGCGGCCAGAGGCAAGTACAAGCACTTTTTAGACTTCACTACTAAGATACTTGAAGTTTTTAAAACCAGTTTGTATTGGGTTTTACCGATTGCCTTTCGCCAAGtcaacattcttcaaaagttGAGTCAATTATTGAAAGTTCACGATATCAAAGTGAAAACTTTGACTGTTGATTGTTTCCAAGTACTTTTCACCAGATCCTACTCCGATGATACCGACTTTGACGATATTGTTGGTTCCATCTTTGAGACTGATGGCCTTGCTATGTTGTTCAAGTTATATAAGAGTATTCAATTGAATCCTGATGATGTTGACGAAGCCCAATATACCctattgaagaaacttgTGGAGCTGATTGTTGGTTTGAGTGAGTATTTGCAAACGGATGGAACTTCCTCGAAGTTCTCTCTTCCGAAAACTGCAGATACTACCAACTATTACAAGTTGATACTCGAAACTACCAAGCATGATTCTTTAGTTGTTTCGGGACTCTCTCTGCAATTTTGGTGCTCTATGCTTCGTATTGATGAATTGTCCGGCAAGTCAGACTTTGAAGGAGTTATGCCTGATTTACTAGAGACAGCTGCCAATAGACTCGTCAGTTATGCTGACTATGATCCCGAGTGTATTGCTAACAAGTACTTAGAAATTGATTTCGAAAATCAGCCTGAGCATAATACCTTCTTGAGCAATTATCGCAAGCTGAATGATGATGTGGTGCGAATCATTGTCTGTAAGAGGCCGAAGGATGGTCTACAGTGGTTGGCTAACAGATTGAATGAATTCTACACATCACCGATCGGCTCCGAGGCCCTCAGCAACTCTAAACTGGTTTACAAGGGTAAGAATTCCGAGTCCTTCATTTTTGGCTATGCTCAATTTGTTGTTATTGAGGCTTGTGTAAGAGGTATATCACGGTGGCTCATATGGTATACTGGATCGGACTTTGATACCGAGAAGCAGTTTTTACTTCACGAGGTCGATGATCTTTGTAAGACCCTGCTCACGATCAATATCAAGGACCCAGTGCTTCTTAGAAAACAGATTCAGACCCTTGTTCAATTTACTCCGCTTTTGAAAGATGTGTCCGGTACCATGTTTAAGGTTTTAGAGAAGGTGATGGATTCTTGTACCTATGGATATCCTCCCGACGCAAGTGATGACGATAGAGAGTTGATTCGTGACCTTAGAACTTCCGGTGGTACAGAGCTTAACCGATTAGCGTATTTGATGCCCGAATCGTTGAAAaatattctttctcaattggaagaagccATAGCGAGTATATTACAGTCGAACAAGCTTAGTGCTCATGAAGCGGTAGCTTTTAAGTCGTTCTTGCTTGTTGTTTCGCAGCGTTCATCTATTGAAAATAAGGAGGAAAGATTTAGCCGTATTGTGGATCCTGAATTGATGGCATGGTCAGATCCCGCAACTGAGAAGGGTTTGTTAGAATTGCATTGGTTCATGGAGCGATTAGGTATTGTGAAAATTGCCGAGTACTTCCAATCGCGTGGTATTACCGCAGATACAAACTTGTTACAGGCTCAGATGGATGAAGCTGGCCGACTAttaaagaaagagttgaaggacCAGTGGTCGTCTGTCTTTCCCATCAGAGCAACTAGGATATTCATTCAATACTCCATCGAGAAGCTTGATCATCGTTCCGAGACCTACCAAAGTCTTCTCAAGCTTTGGAAGCCTCGTATTAAGCCTATTTTACCGcatattcttcaactcgTTTATCAAATTCAGGCGTACCATAATCCAGCCAATTGGACGGGACTTCCGAGCGAAGTGCAAAGCTTTGTCAAGTACAGTTGTATGGAGCGTTTCTGGCAGCAGGGGGTGAGTATTCAATCCAAGGAGTCTTTCATGGATGAAAGCGTCAAGGCAATGCATACTTTACGTGACTTTGCTGATAGCGTGGGTCACATCATAAGATACACTAGAGAGTATGCCTACTTGACGATCAGCTCGATTTCCGAGTTGGAGGAAACTTTGTACGAGATTCCAaattctgcttctttattATGGAGAGCACTTACTGGAGAATCCGTCGGTATTACCCTTCATTCTTGGAGACACATGCTGAATCTGGTGATTAGAAATGTGATTAAGAACTGTCCCTTGGCATATATTGACAGCTTCATGGGTGAATTAATTCCGCAACTTCTTGGAACCATTGACCAGTTACTACTGCAAAAATGGGAGATAGTATACAGGAAAGGAATGCAATTAGAAGGTAATGAGTCTGATGAGCAGTTAAGTGAAGAGATGATGGAAGAGCATATGCTTAGGCAGATGACTGCCGTGGTGGACAGAATGCTGATTGATTTGGTAGGACAGCAGTCGGCCTCTAATTTGAACGAGAGGCAACTCAAGACGAGGAAACTTATATTCAGCAACTTGAATTTGTTGGCACCTCTGTTGAACCTTCTCTGTCACATTATCAACATCAAAGATACGCGATGCTCGTTTAATGCCATCCTTATTGTCAAGCATATGATTCAAGATATGATTGCTCTCAATGACACAGAGGTAGACAAGTTCCTTAGTGAAACCTTGATTCGTTCTTTATTGAGTGTGCTGACAGACAAGTTTTACTTGGATGTTCACCCAGAGGCTGCCTATACCTTAACGATTCTTTACATGGGATTACGTTACAAGTCTTCCTATCCAGCGGTAATTATTCAGCAGAGCTTGAATTTAGAGGCCAAAGAATTATCGCAGTTCGAAGGTCTGCTTACCAATTGTAAGAAACTTAGAGAAAGACGTAATTGTTTCCTCCAATTGATTTCCAACTTACAGAAAAAGAACGGAACACCGGGGGCTGATGACGAGGtgacgaagaaaaaggaaaggaagaaacagTTAGAGGCCTCGCGTAGAAGCAAACGTAACAATGGTGCAAGTGGTAGCTTTCTGGATGATCCATTTGCCGAAAACAATGCTTTAAGTAGTTTGTTTGGAGGTGAATGA